One window of Flavobacteriales bacterium genomic DNA carries:
- a CDS encoding T9SS type A sorting domain-containing protein encodes MDLNFTPSDVLITTEDRWMDYGRTVANISDEGGNLLFSTNGVFVADANGDLMQNGSGLNPSSYTSQHSSPPSGLYISQGCLILPKPDTPGIYYLVHSTIDILPYARAIALYLTTVDMALANGLGGVVSKNQILVADTLNAGKVTAVRHANGRDWWVFCHKAYTNAFYRILVSPSGVSVDGVQNIGSVRAPDHGQVCFSPDGTKFAYYGDLQSGDMDIYDFDRCTGLFSNPVTVPIPDANNMAGVAFSPNSRYVYVTSVLDVNQFDTEASDIAASMVHIAHWDSTYSPSPPFATVFDIAQLAPDGKIYIGTGNGTLRMHVINNPDEPGLACNMVQHGVELPRYYFNSLPNHPNYFLGPLAGSPCDTLALGVQERPPSLTVSAYPNPSAGGHFTLSYPAQPTVGELEVRDVAGRVVLDERIPQWSTLHQVELAGQAAGMYQCKLTWAKGSVATDIMLER; translated from the coding sequence TTGGATCTGAATTTCACCCCCTCCGATGTTTTGATCACAACGGAGGACCGGTGGATGGACTATGGACGCACGGTCGCCAATATCAGTGACGAAGGTGGCAACTTGCTCTTCAGCACCAACGGCGTGTTTGTGGCCGATGCCAATGGGGATCTGATGCAGAACGGAAGCGGCCTTAACCCCAGTTCGTATACCTCGCAACACTCGTCCCCCCCGAGCGGGTTGTACATTTCACAAGGCTGCTTGATCCTTCCCAAGCCGGATACGCCGGGGATCTATTACTTGGTACACAGTACGATCGACATACTGCCCTACGCAAGGGCGATAGCCTTGTACCTCACCACCGTCGACATGGCGTTGGCCAATGGTTTGGGCGGAGTGGTGAGCAAGAATCAGATTTTGGTTGCCGATACCTTGAACGCGGGTAAGGTCACTGCCGTGCGGCACGCGAATGGACGGGACTGGTGGGTATTCTGCCACAAAGCATACACCAATGCGTTCTACCGTATACTGGTAAGCCCGTCGGGAGTTTCCGTGGACGGGGTGCAAAACATCGGCTCCGTGCGGGCACCAGATCATGGTCAGGTCTGCTTTTCCCCGGACGGCACCAAATTCGCCTATTACGGGGATTTGCAGAGTGGTGATATGGACATCTATGATTTCGACCGTTGTACAGGCTTGTTCTCGAACCCCGTAACGGTCCCGATCCCTGATGCCAACAACATGGCCGGCGTGGCGTTTTCCCCCAACAGTAGATATGTATATGTCACCTCCGTTCTGGATGTAAACCAATTCGATACGGAGGCTTCCGATATCGCCGCCTCCATGGTCCACATCGCACACTGGGACAGCACCTATTCCCCCAGCCCGCCCTTCGCAACCGTGTTCGATATCGCCCAATTGGCACCGGACGGGAAGATCTATATCGGCACGGGCAACGGCACCCTGCGAATGCATGTGATCAACAACCCGGACGAGCCGGGCCTGGCCTGCAACATGGTGCAGCACGGCGTCGAGCTTCCACGCTACTATTTCAACTCCTTGCCCAACCACCCCAATTATTTCTTGGGGCCTTTGGCGGGCAGCCCTTGCGATACCTTGGCCTTGGGTGTGCAGGAGCGGCCACCATCCCTTACAGTAAGCGCCTACCCTAATCCATCAGCAGGCGGCCACTTTACGTTGAGCTACCCGGCACAGCCCACGGTGGGCGAATTGGAGGTGCGCGATGTGGCCGGGCGCGTGGTGCTGGATGAACGCATACCGCAGTGGAGCACCCTGCACCAAGTGGAGCTTGCCGGGCAAGCTGCGGGCATGTACCAGTGCAAGCTCACATGGGCAAAAGGGAGTGTTGCCACCGATATCATGCTGGAACGATGA
- a CDS encoding T9SS type A sorting domain-containing protein translates to MMRRTYAMKAVRAALMLAMATITAVAHSQQGLSNLWMGGYGEQWGEPWGGGDMEFGTGNLVVSAAERGIDFVRTSANITDTDGNLLFSTNGAYIANAVGDTMFNGNGLNPSIYTSWWPEGLRISQGCMILPKPDTSGIYYLFHGTIDDLASSLSHHLYLTCIDMSLDSGLGGVLSKNEVLIADTLNEGRITAVRHANGRDWWVFCFKANTNIHYRLLVTSNGVSVDGTQAISEVRTPDHGQACFSPDGSRYAYYSGFGTADLDIFDFDRCTGLFSDPVNITIDDSNSLGGLAFSPNSRFLYVSSVLDVYQYDTEASDIASSMVHIAHWDSTYSPSPPFATVFDIAQLAPDGKIYIGTGNSTLRMHVINNPDEPGLACNMVQHGIELPRYYENSLPNHPNYFLGPVDGSVCDSLGINVGVHEVVSTATLRAYPNPSKGAFTLSYAAQPTVGALEVRDVTGRVVLRERIPQWSTLHQVELTGQAAGMYQCKLTWGQQSVATHIILER, encoded by the coding sequence ATGATGCGCCGCACGTACGCCATGAAGGCTGTACGTGCGGCGTTAATGCTTGCCATGGCGACCATAACCGCTGTTGCACATTCCCAGCAGGGGCTTAGTAATCTTTGGATGGGAGGTTATGGGGAGCAATGGGGCGAGCCTTGGGGTGGAGGGGATATGGAGTTTGGCACCGGAAATTTGGTGGTCTCCGCAGCGGAACGCGGAATCGATTTCGTTCGCACTTCCGCCAACATCACGGACACTGACGGCAACCTCCTCTTCAGCACCAACGGGGCCTACATTGCCAATGCCGTCGGGGACACCATGTTTAATGGGAATGGATTGAACCCAAGTATATACACCTCGTGGTGGCCGGAAGGGTTGCGCATCTCACAAGGCTGCATGATCCTTCCCAAGCCCGATACGTCCGGTATCTATTACCTCTTTCATGGGACCATTGACGATCTGGCAAGCTCCCTTTCGCACCACCTGTACCTGACATGCATCGATATGAGCTTGGACAGTGGCCTGGGGGGGGTACTAAGCAAGAACGAGGTCCTGATCGCGGACACCTTGAACGAGGGCCGGATCACTGCCGTGCGACATGCGAACGGACGGGATTGGTGGGTATTCTGCTTTAAGGCGAACACGAATATCCACTATCGCCTATTGGTAACCTCGAATGGTGTGAGCGTGGACGGTACGCAGGCCATCAGCGAAGTCCGCACACCGGATCACGGTCAGGCATGCTTTTCCCCGGACGGTAGCCGGTATGCCTATTACTCCGGCTTCGGGACGGCCGATCTGGACATCTTCGATTTCGATCGCTGCACCGGCTTGTTCTCCGATCCGGTGAACATAACCATCGATGATTCCAACAGCTTAGGCGGCTTGGCCTTTTCCCCCAACAGCCGCTTCCTCTATGTTTCCTCGGTACTGGACGTGTATCAATATGATACTGAGGCTTCCGATATCGCCAGCTCCATGGTCCACATCGCCCATTGGGACAGCACCTATTCGCCCAGCCCGCCCTTCGCAACGGTGTTCGATATCGCCCAATTAGCTCCGGACGGGAAGATCTACATCGGCACCGGAAACAGCACGCTACGCATGCATGTGATCAACAACCCGGATGAGCCGGGCCTGGCCTGCAACATGGTGCAGCACGGCATCGAGCTTCCCCGATACTATGAGAACTCCCTGCCCAATCACCCCAACTACTTTTTGGGGCCTGTGGATGGGAGTGTTTGCGATAGTTTGGGCATAAATGTGGGTGTGCATGAAGTGGTTTCAACAGCCACGTTAAGGGCTTATCCAAATCCTTCAAAAGGAGCCTTTACGCTAAGCTACGCGGCCCAGCCCACCGTAGGCGCGTTGGAGGTACGTGATGTAACCGGGCGGGTAGTGCTGCGCGAGCGTATACCGCAGTGGAGTACCCTGCACCAAGTGGAGCTAACAGGGCAGGCTGCAGGCATGTACCAGTGCAAGCTTACGTGGGGGCAGCAGAGCGTTGCCACGCATATAATTTTGGAACGATGA